From Streptomyces sp. Edi4, one genomic window encodes:
- a CDS encoding GNAT family N-acetyltransferase, which yields MKIIDLEPGDPRLAADLLPVLLELRPHLTEDLFAGIYGEGHAQGLRFTAAYADDGSCVGAAGWRVVVNTVAGRKLYVDDLVTAATARSTGVGHALLAHLEAHARAAGCTSLNLDSGTHRTDAHRFYFRERMAVTAFNFNKHLD from the coding sequence ATGAAGATCATTGACCTTGAGCCCGGCGACCCGCGTCTGGCGGCCGACCTGCTGCCGGTGCTCCTCGAACTCCGCCCGCACCTCACCGAGGACCTGTTCGCCGGGATCTACGGGGAGGGGCACGCCCAGGGCCTGCGCTTCACCGCCGCCTACGCCGACGACGGGTCCTGCGTGGGCGCGGCCGGCTGGCGCGTCGTGGTCAACACCGTCGCCGGCCGCAAGCTGTACGTCGACGACCTGGTCACCGCCGCGACCGCCCGCTCCACCGGCGTGGGCCACGCCCTCCTCGCCCACCTCGAAGCCCACGCAAGGGCTGCGGGCTGCACCTCCTTGAACCTCGACTCCGGCACGCACCGCACCGACGCGCACCGCTTCTACTTCCGTGAGCGCATGGCCGTGACGGCCTTCAACTTCAACAAGCACCTGGACTGA
- a CDS encoding GNAT family protein, producing MNDTAREVPLRVRLEAWSDDDLDLLRAANAPEMTDHLGGPESEEKVLSRHREYTAMSAGPADEGRMFKVLVAGTDEVVGTVGYWRRVWQGEPVYETGYGILPAHRGRGLAVAALRAVVAEARAAGGPRTLHAYPSVDHAASNATCRAAGFTWAGEVAFEYPPGTRLRSNDWRADLAEGVSPGAC from the coding sequence ATGAACGACACAGCCCGTGAAGTTCCCTTGCGCGTCCGGCTCGAAGCGTGGTCGGACGACGACCTCGACCTGCTCCGCGCGGCCAACGCGCCGGAGATGACCGACCACCTCGGCGGCCCGGAGTCCGAGGAGAAGGTGCTGTCCCGGCACCGCGAGTACACAGCCATGAGCGCCGGTCCCGCCGACGAGGGACGCATGTTCAAGGTCCTCGTCGCCGGGACGGACGAGGTGGTCGGGACGGTCGGTTACTGGCGGCGCGTATGGCAGGGCGAGCCGGTGTACGAGACGGGGTACGGCATCCTGCCCGCCCACCGGGGCCGAGGCCTGGCCGTCGCCGCGCTGCGGGCGGTGGTGGCCGAGGCACGCGCGGCGGGCGGCCCGCGCACGCTGCACGCCTATCCGTCCGTGGACCACGCGGCCTCCAACGCCACCTGCCGGGCGGCGGGGTTCACCTGGGCCGGCGAGGTGGCGTTCGAGTACCCGCCGGGCACCCGGCTGCGCTCCAACGACTGGCGTGCGGACCTGGCGGAGGGGGTCAGTCCAGGTGCTTGTTGA